The following coding sequences are from one Neurospora crassa OR74A linkage group I, whole genome shotgun sequence window:
- a CDS encoding MFS transporter Fmp42: MSLNRVSSLETFAPLLTENRSRRSSDASTRARKISFNPLPSSWDPPALEQIQAVGAFEVPRWKRTLQVVVAVIYCLFAAGIVFGYAAIKPVLKREGAYRDVCRVDPNDEDAIGEDTCVEIHLNFMFTAAAVATNVAALPIGAILDRYGPRVCGLLGALCLAIGALCMSFENQLPFDGLLFGYLFLALGGPFTYISSFQLSNAFPKNSGLILALLTGAFDASSALFLIYRIIYERTNETFGHQSFFLAYLIVPAAIAVIQLVLMPAQSYKTVGELVEEIEEPIPAEMEPYDDQIDEETALLHEEERQHRAEVVSGIQELLGTTKADKQARKEERKNEISGVWGVMHAYTAWEQIKSPWFILICLFTVVQMTRINYFVATIRVQYTYLLSSPALAERVNDFFDLALPLGGILSIPFIGAILDRTSTLTVLVTLVATATTIGILGIIPHSLLAAYANVCLFVLYRPFYYTAVSDYSAKVFGFRTFGKVYGTIICLAGLFNFSQSGLDYLLHEIFNGDPVPVNVGLMAAGLLIGVVMVMFVGVQSRGIKRKLLEEEARGAFAYYGGNGNGTGTTSTTSSTREWSAN; the protein is encoded by the exons ATGTCTCTAAACCGTGTCTCCTCGTTGGAGACCTTTGCTCCCCTCCTTACAGAGAACCGATCCAGGCGAAGCTCGGATGCCTCGACTCGAGCTCGCAAGATCAGCTTCAACCCTCTCCCGTCATCATGGGATCCTCCAGCTTTGGAACAGATCCAGGCCGTAGGTGCCTTTGAGGTCCCCAGGTGGAAGAGAACGC TCCAAGTCGTAGTTGCCGTCATATACTGCCTCTTTGCCGCCGGCATCGTCTTTGGCTATGCCGCCATCAAGCCCGTTCTAAAACGAGAGGGTGCCTACCGAGACGTCTGCCGCGTCGACCCCAACGATGAGGACGCTATCGGCGAGGACACATGCGTTGAGATCCACCTAAACTTCATGTTCACCGCggccgccgtcgccaccaACGTTGCTGCCCTTCCCATTGGCGCCATCCTCGATCGATATGGTCCCCGTGTCTGCGGCCTGCTGGGAGCCTTGTGCCTCGCCATCGGGGCCCTATGCATGTCCTTCGAGAACCAACTACCCTTTGACGGCCTGCTCTTCGGATACCTCTTCCTGGCCCTCGGCGGACCCTTTACCTATATCTCGTCCTTCCAGCTGTCCAATGCTTTCCCCAAGAACTCTGGCCTGATTCTCGCCCTCTTGACGGGCGCCTTTGACGCTTCCAGCGCTCTGTTTCTGATTTACCGCATCATCTACGAACGCACCAACGAAACCTTTGGCCACCAGAGTTTCTTCCTCGCCTACCTGATCGTccccgccgccatcgccgtCATTCAACTCGTCCTGATGCCGGCACAATCCTACAAGACCGTCGGTGAACTAGTCGAGGAAATTGAGGAGCCCATCCCCGCAGAAATGGAACCCTACGACGACCAGATTGACGAGGAGACCGCCTTGCTTCACGAAGAGGAGAGACAGCACCGCGCCGAGGTGGTCTCGGGTATCCAGGAGTTGCTCGGAACCACCAAGGCGGACAAGCAGGCCAGGAAAGAAGAGCGCAAGAACGAGATTTCGGGCGTGTGGGGCGTCATGCATGCTTATACCGCCTGGGAGCAGATTAAGTCACCTTGGTTCATCCTTATTTGCTTGTTCACCG TCGTCCAAATGACCCGCATCAACTACTTCGTCGCCACCATCCGCGTGCAATACACctacctcctctcctcccctgcCCTCGCCGAGCGCGTAAACGACTTTTTCGACCTCGCCCTCCCTCTCGGCGGCATCTTGTCCATCCCCTTCATCGGCGCCATCCTCGACCGCACCTCCACCCTGACCGTTTTGGTCACCCTCGTCGcaaccgccaccaccatcggcaTCCTGGGAATCATCCCCCACTCGCTACTCGCCGCTTACGCCAACGTCTGCCTGTTTGTCCTGTACcgacccttttattatactgCCGTATCCGACTACAGCGCCAAAGTCTTTGGGTTTAGGACCTTTGGCAAAGTATACGGGACCATTATTTGTCTTGCTGGGCTGTTTAATTTCAGTCAGTCCGGTCTGGATTACCTGTTGCATGAGATTTTCAATGGGGATCCGGTCCCCGTTAATGTCGGGCTGATGGCCGCGGGATTGCTGAttggggtggtgatggtcatGTTTGTGGGGGTGCAGTCGAGGGGCATCAAGAGAAagttgttggaggaggaggcgaggggGGCGTTTGCTTATTATggggggaatgggaatgggacgGGTACGACGAGTACGACGAGTAGTACGAGGGAGTGGAGTGCGAACTGA